AGTGGAAGTACCGTTCCCATCAGAATCTGGCAAACCAGCTCTTGAATATCTTGTAAATGGATTTGCAGTCTTTAACAATAAAGATGAAAAGAAAGTAGCAGCTTCTAAGAAATTCGTCCAATTTATCGCTGATGACAAGGAGTGGGGACCTAAGAATGTAGTTCGTACAGGTGCTTTCCCAGTTCGTACTTCGTTTGGAAAACTCTATGATGATAAACGTATGGAAACCATCAGTGGATGGACTCAGTACTATTCACCATATTACAACACTATTGATGGCTTTGCGGAAATGAGAACACTTTGGTTCCCAATGCTCCAATCTGTATCCAATGGCGATGAAAAGGTTGAACCTGCTTTGAAGACATTTACAGAAAAAGCAAACGAAACAATTACTAAAAAATAAGCAAATGTGAAATCCTCCCCTTTTTCTGTTGACAGTTTCTAGAAGTAGAAAAAGGGGGATTTTGTTAGAAAATCTTGAAAGAGGGGTACCTCATTGTGAAAGTCAATAAAATCAGAATGAAAGAAACCCTAGTATCATACGCGTTTTTAGCTCCAATTCTGATATTTTTCACGGTATTTGTCTTGGCACCTATGATTATGGGTTTTGTTACTAGTTTTTTTAACTATACGATGACCTCCTTTACTTTTGTCGGATTTGATAATTATATTCGGATGTTTAAAGATCCGGTCTTTATGAAATCGCTGATTAATACGGTCATTATCGTGATCGGCTCTGTGCCGATTGTAGTTCTCTTCTCTTTGTTTGTGGCTTCGCAGACTTATGAGATGAATGCTGTCTCTCGTTCCTTTTACCGTTTTGTATTCTTCCTGCCAGTTGTTACAGGAAGCGTAGCTGTGACGGTTGTATGGAAATGGATCTACGATCCGCTGTCTGGTATTTTGAACTTTGTTTTGAAGTCAGGCCATGTCATCAATCAAAATATTTCTTGGCTTGGCGATAAACATTGGGCATTGCTAGCGATTATCATTATT
This window of the Streptococcus sanguinis genome carries:
- a CDS encoding carbohydrate ABC transporter permease; the encoded protein is MKVNKIRMKETLVSYAFLAPILIFFTVFVLAPMIMGFVTSFFNYTMTSFTFVGFDNYIRMFKDPVFMKSLINTVIIVIGSVPIVVLFSLFVASQTYEMNAVSRSFYRFVFFLPVVTGSVAVTVVWKWIYDPLSGILNFVLKSGHVINQNISWLGDKHWALLAIIIILLTTSVGQPIILYIAAMGNIDNSLVEAARVDGATEMQVFWKIKWPSLLPTTLYIAIITTINSFQCFALIQLLTSGGPNYSTSTLMYYLYEKAFKLSEYGYANTMGVFLAVMIAIISFAQFKILGNDVEY